In Morganella morganii, the following are encoded in one genomic region:
- the ubiU gene encoding ubiquinone anaerobic biosynthesis protein UbiU: protein MELLCPAGNLPALKAAIDNGADAVYIGLKDDTNARHFAGLNFTEKKLAEAVDYVHSHRRHLHIAINTFAHPDGFSRWQRAVDMAAQLGADALILADIAMLEYAAERYPHIERHVSVQASATNTEAIRFYQRNFDVHRIVLPRVLSIHQVKQLARTSPVPLEVFAFGSLCIMAEGRCYLSSYLTGESPNTVGACSPARFVRWQETPQGLESRLNDVLIDRYGADENAGYPTLCKGRYCVDSKPYHALEEPTSLNTLELLPELMAANIASVKIEGRQRSPAYVTDVAKVWRQAIDRCKADPDNYAPDAAWMQTLGGMSEGRQTTLGAYHRKWQ, encoded by the coding sequence ATGGAACTATTGTGTCCTGCCGGTAATTTACCCGCACTGAAAGCCGCCATTGATAATGGCGCAGATGCGGTTTATATCGGCCTGAAAGATGATACTAATGCCCGTCACTTCGCCGGTCTGAATTTTACTGAAAAGAAACTCGCCGAGGCGGTGGATTATGTTCACAGCCACCGGCGTCACCTGCATATCGCGATTAACACTTTTGCCCATCCGGACGGTTTCAGCCGCTGGCAGCGGGCGGTGGATATGGCCGCCCAACTGGGGGCGGACGCCCTGATCCTCGCGGATATCGCCATGCTGGAATATGCTGCGGAGCGTTATCCGCACATTGAGCGTCATGTCTCTGTACAGGCATCCGCCACCAATACCGAAGCTATCCGTTTCTATCAGCGCAACTTTGATGTGCACCGTATTGTGCTGCCGCGTGTGCTCTCTATCCATCAGGTAAAACAGCTGGCACGCACCAGCCCGGTGCCGCTGGAAGTCTTTGCTTTCGGCAGCCTGTGCATTATGGCGGAAGGCCGCTGCTACCTCTCCTCCTACCTGACCGGGGAATCCCCGAATACCGTCGGTGCCTGCTCTCCGGCACGGTTTGTCCGCTGGCAGGAGACCCCGCAGGGGCTGGAATCACGCCTGAATGATGTGCTGATTGACCGCTACGGCGCGGATGAGAACGCCGGTTACCCGACACTCTGCAAAGGCCGCTACTGCGTGGACAGCAAGCCTTACCATGCCCTGGAAGAGCCGACCAGCCTTAATACCCTGGAACTGCTGCCGGAACTGATGGCAGCGAATATCGCCTCAGTGAAAATTGAAGGCCGCCAGCGCAGCCCGGCCTATGTGACTGATGTGGCGAAAGTATGGCGTCAGGCGATTGACCGCTGCAAAGCCGATCCGGACAACTATGCGCCAGATGCCGCGTGGATGCAGACCCTCGGCGGCATGTCAGAAGGACGCCAGACCACACTCGGTGCCTATCACCGCAAATGGCAGTAA
- the ubiT gene encoding ubiquinone anaerobic biosynthesis accessory factor UbiT, producing MFAKIRSSLVHNGPALLRFPLKLTPFTLQKQVLQQVLARQFEEALTEGDLDFLENKWLKVEVRDLALHWYISNRDGRLVVSADEQEDVSFSGNANDLVLIAARKEDPDTLFFQRRLRIEGDTELGLYVKNLMDSIDLDGMPPLLRSALMQLAEFIQAGLAEDGDKSQAVVTSC from the coding sequence GTGTTTGCCAAAATTCGTTCCTCGCTCGTACACAACGGGCCGGCGTTATTGCGGTTCCCGCTGAAATTAACGCCGTTTACCCTGCAAAAACAGGTTCTTCAGCAGGTTCTGGCGCGTCAGTTTGAAGAGGCGCTGACAGAAGGCGATCTCGATTTTCTGGAAAATAAATGGCTGAAGGTGGAAGTCCGTGACTTGGCGCTTCACTGGTATATCAGTAACCGTGACGGCCGTCTGGTGGTCAGTGCGGATGAACAGGAGGATGTCAGCTTCAGCGGTAATGCTAATGATCTGGTGCTGATCGCGGCCCGCAAAGAGGACCCGGATACCCTGTTCTTCCAGCGCCGTCTGCGTATTGAAGGGGATACCGAGCTGGGTCTGTATGTCAAAAACCTGATGGACTCGATTGACCTCGATGGTATGCCGCCGCTGCTGCGCAGTGCATTAATGCAGCTGGCTGAGTTTATTCAGGCCGGGCTGGCGGAAGACGGGGATAAATCGCAGGCAGTGGTGACCTCATGCTGA
- a CDS encoding GNAT family N-acetyltransferase — translation MLIRTEIPVDAAGIDALLRSAFGRDNEADLLHTLREDGLLTLGVVATDDEGQVVGYAGFTPVDVEGEDCQWVGLAPLAVAEAYRGQGIAKQMVYEGLDSLNEFGYGAVVVLGDPEVYGKWGFKPAAEFDLHCKWPDTAPYFLIYPLENDAADRYHGLVNFSHHFDSCE, via the coding sequence ATGCTGATCCGCACAGAAATTCCGGTTGATGCCGCCGGTATCGATGCACTGCTGCGCAGCGCATTCGGGCGTGACAACGAAGCTGATCTTCTGCATACACTGCGGGAAGACGGTCTGCTGACCCTGGGTGTGGTCGCCACCGATGATGAAGGGCAGGTGGTCGGTTACGCCGGTTTCACGCCCGTGGATGTGGAAGGCGAGGATTGTCAGTGGGTCGGACTGGCACCGCTTGCGGTGGCAGAGGCTTACCGTGGTCAGGGCATTGCGAAGCAGATGGTTTATGAGGGGCTGGACAGCCTCAATGAGTTTGGTTACGGCGCGGTTGTGGTGCTGGGGGATCCAGAAGTTTACGGTAAGTGGGGATTTAAACCGGCAGCAGAGTTTGATCTGCACTGCAAATGGCCGGATACCGCACCGTATTTCCTGATCTATCCGCTGGAAAATGATGCCGCAGACCGTTATCACGGGCTGGTTAATTTCTCACATCATTTTGACAGCTGTGAATAA
- a CDS encoding GIY-YIG nuclease family protein, with product MTIASDKNTWFLYIIRTESGYLYTGITRDVAQRVATHQSGKGAKYLRGKTGLHVVYQAALADRSIASKEEYRVKQLTKQKKERLVSDQPSDLTTYLNGGDYSQLSK from the coding sequence ATGACGATAGCATCAGACAAAAATACGTGGTTCCTTTACATAATCAGGACAGAATCCGGATATCTTTACACAGGGATCACCCGTGATGTCGCACAAAGAGTTGCAACACATCAGTCCGGAAAGGGGGCGAAATATCTGCGGGGGAAAACAGGGCTGCATGTGGTATATCAGGCCGCTCTGGCGGATCGTTCAATCGCGTCAAAAGAAGAATACCGGGTCAAGCAACTGACAAAACAGAAAAAAGAAAGGCTGGTCAGTGACCAGCCTTCCGATTTGACGACATATCTTAACGGTGGTGATTATTCACAGCTGTCAAAATGA
- a CDS encoding YdgH/BhsA/McbA-like domain containing protein: MKISAIIPAVLALSAVSFGSFAATEVQHSTQAPVGVVSVSDVDTLADVTAALSKKADEAGATSFRITSAGGENLMGGTAELYK; encoded by the coding sequence ATGAAAATTTCTGCAATCATCCCTGCTGTTTTAGCGTTAAGTGCTGTTTCATTTGGTTCTTTTGCTGCAACTGAAGTTCAGCACAGCACTCAGGCTCCGGTCGGTGTTGTCTCTGTCAGCGATGTTGATACCCTGGCTGATGTGACCGCTGCCTTATCCAAAAAAGCTGATGAAGCTGGTGCAACTTCTTTCCGTATCACCTCTGCAGGTGGTGAAAACCTGATGGGCGGTACAGCAGAACTCTATAAATAA
- a CDS encoding YhbP family protein — protein MELPHDSILSYLKKNHVFTLCATAGDDLWCASCFYVADTGAMMLYFLTEPHTRHGTLMQQNPLVAGTISAQTVTVAKIRGIQFRGEITTLSAEEEKQARAVYCRRFPVAIAAKTPLRGLRLDEIKMVNNTLGFGKKLHWSRFSAGVSADSE, from the coding sequence ATGGAATTACCGCACGATTCAATCCTGTCTTATCTGAAGAAAAATCATGTCTTTACGCTGTGTGCCACCGCCGGAGATGACCTGTGGTGCGCTTCCTGCTTTTATGTCGCGGACACCGGCGCAATGATGCTTTATTTCCTCACTGAACCGCATACCCGGCACGGTACGCTGATGCAGCAGAATCCGCTGGTGGCGGGAACCATTTCCGCACAGACGGTGACCGTGGCAAAAATCCGCGGGATCCAGTTCAGAGGAGAGATTACGACATTGTCAGCGGAAGAGGAAAAGCAGGCGAGAGCCGTTTACTGCCGACGCTTTCCGGTAGCTATTGCTGCCAAAACCCCGTTGCGGGGGTTGCGGCTGGATGAGATAAAGATGGTGAATAATACGCTGGGGTTCGGAAAGAAACTGCACTGGTCGCGGTTCAGCGCGGGTGTCAGCGCAGATAGTGAATGA
- the nrdG gene encoding anaerobic ribonucleoside-triphosphate reductase-activating protein, giving the protein MNYHQYYPVDVVNGPGTRCTLFVSGCVHQCRGCYNQSTWRTDSGVPYTRELEDMIIADLCDTRVKRQGITLSGGDPLHPHNVPEILALVQRIRRECPPEKDIWMWTGYKLDELNDAQREVIEHINVLVDGKFVQDLHDPMLIWRGSSNQVIHYLR; this is encoded by the coding sequence GTGAATTATCATCAGTACTATCCCGTTGACGTGGTCAACGGGCCGGGTACACGCTGCACCCTGTTTGTCTCCGGTTGTGTGCATCAGTGCCGCGGCTGCTATAACCAGAGCACCTGGCGCACTGATTCCGGTGTGCCGTACACCCGGGAACTGGAAGATATGATTATCGCCGACCTCTGTGATACCCGCGTAAAACGTCAGGGGATCACACTGTCCGGTGGTGATCCGCTGCATCCGCACAATGTGCCGGAGATTCTGGCACTGGTGCAGCGCATCCGCCGCGAGTGCCCGCCGGAAAAAGATATCTGGATGTGGACAGGTTATAAACTGGATGAACTGAATGATGCCCAGCGGGAAGTCATTGAGCATATCAATGTGTTAGTCGACGGGAAATTTGTACAGGATCTGCATGACCCGATGCTGATCTGGCGCGGCAGCAGTAACCAGGTCATTCACTATCTGCGCTGA
- the nrdD gene encoding anaerobic ribonucleoside-triphosphate reductase — protein MTGFALWITKLPERSKVHTIVIKRDGCQVNFDESRIRDAIKRAAKAARVNDDDYCSQVASRVASLLGDRKKVDIGEIQDAVENQLMSGDYKELARTYIEYRHDRDVARELRGRLNNEIRGLVEQSDMSILNENANKDSKVIPTQRDLLAGIVAKHYAKQHILPRDVVISHERGEIHYHDLDYAPFFPMFNCMLIDLKGMLTHGFKMGNAEIEQPKSISTATAVTAQIIAQVASHIYGGTTINRIDEILAPFVTASYNKHLKTAKEWQIPDAEGYANARTEKECYDAFQSLEYEVNTLHTANGQTPFVTFGFGLGTSKESRMIQQAILRNRIAGLGKNHKTAVFPKLVFAIKKGLNHQYGDPNYDIKQLALECASKRMYPDILNYDQVVKVTGSFKTPMGCRSFLGVYEENGEMIHDGRNNLGVISLNLPRIAIESQGSEADFWSLLDERLVLAKKALMTRIARLENVKARVAPILYMEGACGVRLKADDSVTEIFKNGRASISLGYIGIHETINALTGTETHMYDDEQRRALGVAIVERLRRATDEWKNETGYGFSLYSTPSENLCDRFCRLDTAEFGIIPGVTDKGYYTNSFHLDVEKKVNPYDKLDFEAPYPPLANGGFICYGEYPNLQHNLKALEDVWDYSYDRVPYYGTNTPIDECYECGFAGEFNCTSKGFVCPKCGNHDASRVSVIRRVCGYLGSPDARPFNAGKQEEVKRRVKHLNNGQLG, from the coding sequence ATGACAGGTTTTGCCCTGTGGATAACCAAACTGCCGGAGAGAAGCAAAGTGCACACTATCGTGATTAAGCGTGATGGATGTCAGGTAAATTTTGATGAATCACGCATCCGGGATGCCATTAAAAGAGCCGCCAAAGCCGCACGCGTTAATGATGATGACTACTGCTCTCAGGTTGCCTCCCGGGTAGCCTCCCTGCTGGGTGACCGGAAAAAGGTCGATATCGGTGAGATACAGGACGCCGTTGAAAACCAGTTAATGTCCGGTGATTACAAAGAGTTAGCCAGAACCTACATCGAATACCGTCATGATCGTGACGTGGCGCGTGAACTGCGCGGCCGCCTGAATAACGAGATCCGCGGACTGGTTGAACAGAGTGATATGTCCATTCTCAACGAGAATGCCAATAAAGACAGCAAGGTGATCCCGACACAGCGTGACCTGCTGGCGGGTATCGTTGCCAAACACTACGCAAAACAGCATATTTTACCGCGTGATGTTGTAATTTCGCACGAACGCGGCGAAATTCACTATCACGATCTGGACTACGCGCCGTTCTTCCCGATGTTTAACTGTATGCTGATCGATTTAAAAGGCATGCTGACTCATGGCTTTAAAATGGGTAACGCTGAGATAGAACAGCCTAAGTCCATCTCTACCGCGACGGCGGTAACAGCACAGATTATTGCCCAGGTGGCCAGCCATATTTACGGCGGCACCACCATTAACCGTATCGACGAAATTCTCGCACCGTTTGTCACTGCCAGCTATAACAAACATCTGAAAACTGCAAAAGAATGGCAGATTCCGGATGCGGAAGGCTACGCCAATGCCCGTACAGAAAAAGAGTGTTACGACGCCTTCCAGTCACTGGAATATGAAGTCAACACACTGCACACCGCCAACGGGCAGACGCCGTTTGTCACCTTCGGCTTCGGGCTGGGCACCTCAAAAGAATCCCGCATGATCCAGCAGGCAATTTTACGTAACCGCATTGCTGGTCTGGGTAAAAATCACAAAACAGCGGTATTCCCGAAACTGGTTTTCGCCATTAAAAAAGGCCTGAACCACCAGTACGGCGATCCGAACTATGACATCAAACAGTTAGCGTTAGAATGCGCCAGCAAGCGGATGTATCCGGATATCCTGAACTACGACCAGGTAGTGAAAGTGACCGGCTCCTTTAAAACCCCGATGGGCTGCCGCAGCTTCCTCGGTGTCTATGAAGAGAACGGTGAAATGATCCACGACGGGCGTAACAACCTCGGGGTTATCAGTCTGAACCTGCCACGCATTGCCATTGAATCACAGGGCAGTGAAGCGGATTTCTGGTCACTGCTGGATGAGCGTCTGGTGCTTGCCAAAAAAGCCCTGATGACCCGTATCGCACGGCTGGAAAATGTCAAAGCCCGTGTCGCGCCGATCCTGTATATGGAAGGTGCCTGCGGCGTGCGTCTGAAAGCGGATGACTCCGTCACCGAAATCTTTAAAAACGGCCGCGCCTCGATTTCACTGGGTTACATCGGCATCCATGAAACTATCAATGCCCTGACCGGCACTGAAACGCACATGTATGACGACGAACAGCGCCGCGCCCTCGGTGTCGCCATCGTGGAACGTCTGCGTCGTGCAACAGACGAGTGGAAAAATGAAACCGGCTACGGTTTCAGCCTCTACAGCACCCCGAGTGAAAACCTGTGTGACCGTTTCTGCCGCCTGGATACCGCCGAATTCGGGATTATCCCGGGTGTGACTGACAAAGGTTACTACACCAACAGCTTCCACCTGGATGTGGAGAAGAAGGTCAATCCGTACGATAAACTGGATTTCGAAGCACCGTATCCGCCACTGGCGAACGGCGGTTTTATCTGCTACGGCGAATACCCGAACCTCCAGCACAACCTGAAAGCACTGGAAGATGTCTGGGATTACAGCTACGACCGAGTTCCGTACTACGGAACCAACACGCCGATTGATGAGTGTTATGAATGCGGGTTTGCCGGTGAATTTAACTGTACCAGCAAAGGCTTTGTCTGCCCGAAATGCGGCAACCACGATGCTTCCCGCGTCTCTGTTATCCGCCGTGTATGCGGTTACCTCGGCAGCCCGGATGCCCGTCCGTTTAACGCCGGTAAGCAGGAAGAAGTGAAGCGCCGCGTTAAACACCTGAATAACGGCCAACTGGGGTAA
- a CDS encoding MFS transporter: protein MFSSYRVIFQHPGTKAFSGAGFIARMTVSMMGIGIITMIAQLRDSFFMAGVTAAVYTFSAAFCAPLIARLVDRYGQSRILPKTLVISVPATAALLLCTVYDAPDWAIWLSAVFVGAIPSMPAMIRARWTHIYKGDPRLQTAYSFESVLDEISFIIGPPLSVTLCIALFPQAGPLAAIIFLVIGTALVVCQKRTEPPVHKRDGLAKGTVLRLPAIQLLMVVLLALGVIVGTVDVLAVAFANAQGYPEGASYVLSVYAAGSCIAGFIFGAIRLPFSYTKQFVFTAAATLLTTLPLLLVTNLTGLGLTMFVAGFFFSPTMILAIGFVEREAPPNMLTEGFTWLITGLAVGVALGSAGVGMIIDTYGIDAGFLLAIAAGICVLLTACIGYVFVFKDDKNSADK from the coding sequence ATGTTCAGCTCTTATCGCGTCATCTTTCAGCATCCCGGCACCAAAGCCTTTTCAGGGGCGGGATTTATCGCGCGGATGACCGTCTCCATGATGGGGATTGGGATCATTACCATGATTGCCCAATTGCGTGATTCTTTCTTTATGGCCGGGGTAACTGCGGCTGTTTATACCTTTTCAGCGGCATTCTGCGCCCCGCTGATCGCCCGGCTGGTGGATCGCTACGGACAGAGCCGGATCCTGCCGAAAACGCTGGTGATCAGTGTTCCCGCGACTGCCGCCCTGCTGTTATGTACGGTTTATGATGCTCCTGACTGGGCAATCTGGCTGTCTGCTGTTTTTGTCGGGGCGATCCCGAGCATGCCTGCCATGATCCGCGCCCGCTGGACACATATCTATAAAGGTGACCCGCGTTTACAGACTGCTTATTCCTTTGAGTCGGTGCTGGATGAAATCAGCTTTATTATCGGGCCGCCGCTGTCAGTCACACTCTGTATCGCGCTGTTCCCGCAGGCCGGTCCGCTGGCGGCAATTATTTTTCTGGTAATCGGTACCGCGCTGGTGGTCTGTCAGAAACGGACTGAACCGCCGGTGCACAAACGCGACGGGCTGGCAAAAGGTACCGTGCTGCGCCTGCCTGCGATTCAGCTGCTGATGGTGGTACTGCTTGCACTCGGGGTGATTGTCGGGACCGTGGATGTACTGGCTGTCGCTTTCGCCAATGCACAGGGGTATCCGGAAGGTGCCAGCTACGTTCTGTCTGTCTATGCTGCCGGTTCCTGTATCGCCGGGTTTATCTTCGGTGCTATCCGACTGCCGTTCAGCTACACAAAACAGTTCGTCTTTACCGCCGCCGCCACACTGCTGACCACCCTGCCGCTGCTGCTGGTCACCAACCTGACCGGGCTGGGGCTGACCATGTTTGTCGCCGGTTTCTTCTTCTCACCGACCATGATCCTCGCTATCGGCTTTGTCGAGCGTGAAGCACCGCCTAATATGCTGACAGAAGGCTTTACCTGGCTCATCACCGGGCTGGCGGTCGGTGTGGCACTCGGCTCTGCCGGAGTCGGTATGATCATTGATACTTACGGCATTGATGCCGGGTTCCTGCTGGCTATCGCTGCGGGGATCTGCGTACTGCTCACCGCCTGCATCGGTTATGTTTTCGTCTTCAAAGACGATAAAAACAGCGCTGATAAGTGA
- a CDS encoding TetR/AcrR family transcriptional regulator — MSHKPRAEMIEETRTKLIRAARQQFGKAGYAATVMDDLTAQAGLTRGALYHHFGDKKGLFLAVLQDLDRELDVRLDTAEKDEADEWSAFKFRCQGYLAMSLEPEVQRIMFRDAASVLDFSILKSHELACVQGITRRLTHLMETGWIKQVAPDVLALFINGGLYECAMWIVHSDDPQATYEKVRVSFDQLLENLRV, encoded by the coding sequence ATGAGCCACAAGCCACGTGCAGAGATGATAGAAGAAACGCGGACCAAGCTTATCCGTGCTGCACGCCAGCAGTTTGGTAAGGCCGGGTACGCCGCGACGGTGATGGATGATCTGACGGCTCAGGCGGGCCTCACCCGGGGGGCGCTGTATCATCACTTTGGTGATAAAAAAGGGCTGTTTCTGGCGGTGCTGCAGGATCTGGATCGTGAACTCGATGTGCGCCTGGATACCGCAGAAAAAGATGAAGCTGATGAGTGGTCCGCTTTTAAATTCCGCTGTCAGGGCTATCTGGCAATGAGTCTGGAGCCGGAAGTTCAGCGGATTATGTTCCGTGATGCGGCCTCGGTACTGGATTTTTCCATTCTCAAATCCCACGAACTGGCCTGTGTGCAGGGGATCACCCGGCGTCTGACACACCTGATGGAAACCGGATGGATAAAACAGGTGGCACCGGATGTGCTGGCACTGTTTATTAATGGCGGGCTGTATGAATGTGCGATGTGGATTGTGCACAGTGATGATCCGCAGGCCACTTATGAAAAGGTCAGAGTCTCTTTTGATCAGCTTCTGGAAAATTTACGGGTATAA
- the ridA gene encoding 2-iminobutanoate/2-iminopropanoate deaminase, giving the protein MTKVIATENAPAAIGPYVQAVDLGNMVMTSGQIPVDPKTGAVADDVKAQARQSLNNIKAIIEQAGLKVTDIVKTTVFVKDLNDFATVNAEYAAFFDEHKAVYPARSCVEVARLPKDVKLEIEAIAVRK; this is encoded by the coding sequence ATGACTAAAGTAATCGCAACAGAAAACGCACCAGCAGCAATCGGCCCGTATGTACAGGCAGTAGACCTGGGTAACATGGTAATGACTTCAGGTCAGATCCCTGTTGATCCGAAAACAGGTGCAGTTGCTGACGATGTTAAAGCTCAGGCACGCCAGTCACTGAACAACATCAAAGCTATCATCGAACAGGCTGGTCTGAAAGTTACGGATATCGTGAAAACAACTGTTTTCGTTAAAGATCTGAACGACTTTGCTACTGTGAACGCAGAATACGCTGCTTTCTTTGATGAGCACAAAGCAGTATACCCTGCACGTTCTTGCGTTGAAGTTGCGCGTCTGCCAAAAGACGTTAAATTAGAAATCGAAGCAATCGCAGTCCGTAAATAA
- the pyrI gene encoding aspartate carbamoyltransferase regulatory subunit — translation MTQDHKLLVEAIKCGTVIDHIPANVGFKLLSFFRLTETDSRITIGLNLPSNNMGRKDLIKLEDTFLTPEQANQLGFYAPKATINIIEDYQVVKKLPINLPERIEGVIVCPNGNCISHNEPVESSFTVKSIAQEIVLICKYCEKEFDHHAIINNQ, via the coding sequence ATGACTCAGGATCATAAATTACTGGTTGAAGCCATCAAATGCGGCACCGTTATCGACCATATCCCGGCAAATGTGGGATTTAAACTGCTCTCCTTTTTCCGCCTGACCGAGACGGACAGCCGTATCACTATCGGGCTGAATCTGCCGTCCAACAATATGGGTCGTAAGGATTTGATTAAACTGGAAGATACCTTCCTGACACCGGAGCAGGCCAACCAGCTCGGTTTTTATGCCCCTAAAGCCACAATTAATATTATCGAAGATTATCAGGTGGTTAAAAAACTGCCGATTAACCTGCCGGAACGCATTGAAGGGGTGATTGTCTGCCCGAACGGCAACTGCATCAGTCACAATGAGCCGGTGGAAAGCAGCTTTACTGTTAAGTCCATTGCACAGGAAATTGTGTTAATCTGTAAGTACTGTGAGAAAGAATTTGATCACCACGCAATCATTAATAACCAATAA
- the pyrB gene encoding aspartate carbamoyltransferase: protein MANPLYLRDIISINDLSRDELELVLNTAAALKQRPQPELLKQKVIASCFFEASTRTRLSFETAIQRLGASVVGFSDSSNTSLGKKGETLADTMSVISQYADAIVMRHPQEGAARLVSEFSGKVPVINAGDGANQHPTQTLLDLFTIQETQGRLENLHIAMVGDLKYGRTVHSLSQALSKFSGNHLHFIAPQALAMPNHILHMLDENGVAYSEHHSIDEVLPQLDVLYMTRVQKERLDPSEYANVKAQFVLRAADLANVKTNLKVLHPLPRIDEITPDVDKTPYAYYFQQAGNGIFARQALLSLVLNETFPA from the coding sequence ATGGCAAATCCGTTATACCTGCGCGATATCATCTCGATTAACGATCTCAGTCGTGATGAGCTGGAACTGGTATTAAACACTGCCGCGGCGCTGAAACAACGCCCTCAGCCTGAATTACTGAAGCAAAAGGTGATCGCCAGTTGTTTCTTCGAGGCCTCAACCCGCACGCGGCTCTCTTTTGAAACCGCCATTCAGCGCCTGGGCGCGTCTGTTGTCGGCTTTTCAGACAGCAGTAACACCTCGCTGGGCAAAAAAGGCGAAACCCTGGCGGACACCATGAGCGTGATCAGTCAGTACGCGGATGCCATCGTGATGCGCCACCCGCAGGAAGGGGCCGCGCGGCTGGTGTCTGAGTTTTCCGGTAAGGTACCGGTGATCAACGCCGGTGACGGTGCGAACCAGCATCCGACACAGACCCTGCTTGACCTGTTTACCATTCAGGAAACCCAGGGCCGCCTGGAAAACCTGCATATCGCCATGGTCGGTGACCTGAAATACGGACGCACTGTGCATTCGCTGTCACAGGCACTGTCAAAATTCAGCGGCAACCACCTGCATTTTATTGCTCCGCAGGCACTGGCAATGCCGAATCACATCCTGCATATGCTGGATGAAAACGGTGTGGCGTACAGCGAACATCATTCTATTGATGAGGTACTTCCGCAGTTGGATGTGCTGTATATGACCCGCGTGCAGAAAGAGCGCCTTGACCCGTCGGAATACGCCAATGTCAAAGCCCAGTTTGTGCTGCGTGCGGCTGATCTGGCCAATGTGAAGACGAACCTGAAAGTGCTGCACCCGCTGCCGCGCATCGATGAGATAACCCCGGATGTGGATAAAACGCCTTACGCGTACTACTTCCAGCAGGCCGGTAACGGGATCTTTGCCCGTCAGGCACTGTTATCTCTGGTGTTAAACGAAACTTTCCCGGCTTAA
- the argF gene encoding ornithine carbamoyltransferase: MNPFYQQSFLRLLDYKPADIEELLNLSAYLKHAKKTGSEKPLIKGKNIALIFEKDSTRTRCAFEVGAYDQGAQVTYLGSSGSQIGHKESIKDTARVLGRMYDGIQFRGYSQKSAEALAKYAGVPVWNGLTDEFHPTQLIADLLTIQEHVKKPLSEVKFAYLGDARNNMGNTIAEMAAVTGMDVRLVAPAGCQPSETLIAQCRKAAELTGGKITLTADVAEGVKDADVLYTDVWVSMGEAKEVWAERIKLLTPYQVNQDVVDKTGNPDVIFMHCLPAFHDTETTMGQSLAEEYGFTSGIEVTNEVFESKHSVVFDQAENRLHSIKAVMVASLSKNIQF, encoded by the coding sequence ATGAACCCATTTTATCAACAGTCATTTTTGCGGTTGCTTGACTATAAACCTGCCGACATCGAAGAACTGCTCAATCTTTCTGCTTATCTGAAACATGCCAAAAAAACCGGCTCGGAAAAGCCGCTGATAAAAGGCAAAAATATTGCGCTGATTTTTGAAAAAGACTCCACCCGGACCCGCTGTGCCTTTGAAGTGGGTGCTTACGATCAGGGCGCACAGGTGACATACCTGGGCTCATCCGGCAGCCAGATAGGCCATAAAGAGTCGATCAAAGATACCGCCAGGGTACTGGGCCGGATGTATGACGGCATTCAGTTTCGCGGCTATTCCCAGAAATCCGCCGAAGCGCTGGCGAAATACGCCGGTGTTCCGGTCTGGAACGGGCTGACTGATGAGTTTCATCCGACACAACTGATTGCGGATTTACTGACCATTCAGGAACATGTGAAAAAACCGCTGTCCGAAGTGAAATTTGCATATTTAGGCGATGCCCGTAATAACATGGGCAATACCATCGCTGAAATGGCTGCCGTAACCGGGATGGATGTCCGCCTGGTAGCGCCGGCCGGGTGTCAGCCGTCAGAAACCCTTATCGCACAGTGCCGCAAAGCCGCTGAACTTACCGGCGGTAAAATCACCCTGACCGCCGATGTGGCAGAAGGCGTGAAAGATGCGGATGTGCTGTACACCGATGTGTGGGTCTCCATGGGCGAAGCAAAAGAAGTCTGGGCTGAGCGGATCAAACTGCTGACACCGTATCAGGTGAATCAGGATGTGGTGGATAAAACGGGCAATCCGGATGTTATCTTTATGCACTGCCTGCCGGCATTCCACGATACGGAAACCACCATGGGGCAATCCCTCGCGGAAGAGTACGGTTTTACCAGCGGTATTGAGGTCACCAATGAGGTATTTGAATCAAAACACAGTGTGGTGTTTGACCAGGCAGAAAACCGGCTGCATTCCATCAAAGCAGTGATGGTTGCATCTCTTTCAAAAAACATACAATTTTAG